In one Dehalogenimonas formicexedens genomic region, the following are encoded:
- a CDS encoding type IV pilus twitching motility protein PilT — protein MASVTGPIPNVNDNHTVKIFPKNPLNLLPDWDYTGNMDVMELLRISSDLKASDLHLVIDSPPLIRVNGELQELGTTNMTAHDIDVALTQLTDEEQRQKFLQHKELDFACTLDDYGRLRCNVARQMHGISLAVRLLPPAVPTIDGLELPQILKDLVVQPRGLLLVTGPTGSGKSTTLAAMIQHLNQTGGHHIITIEDPIEYVHQRVKCAITQRQLGEDTNSYPSALKHILRQNPDVIMLGEIRDPETAAAALSVAETGHLVLSTSHAPSAPQAVERIIDLFAPQERHLAEARLASLLIAVVCQTLVPRASGKGRIAAMEVLIANPAAKSMIRESKVHNLHNVIATNRENGMITMDESLAELYKAGTITLKTVFSYCNDASEVKKYLGVHSQTMQGR, from the coding sequence ATGGCGAGCGTGACAGGTCCGATACCTAATGTAAATGATAACCATACGGTAAAAATATTTCCCAAAAACCCCTTGAATTTATTACCAGACTGGGACTACACTGGAAATATGGATGTCATGGAGCTGCTGCGCATCTCCTCGGACTTGAAGGCCTCTGACCTTCACCTCGTCATTGACAGCCCACCCTTAATCCGGGTAAACGGCGAGTTGCAAGAGCTTGGGACCACCAATATGACCGCCCATGACATCGACGTGGCGCTGACCCAACTTACCGACGAGGAACAACGCCAAAAATTCCTGCAGCATAAAGAGCTCGATTTTGCCTGCACGCTCGATGATTATGGGCGTTTGCGCTGCAATGTCGCCAGGCAAATGCACGGTATTAGCCTGGCAGTCAGATTGTTGCCCCCGGCGGTACCGACGATAGACGGGCTTGAATTACCCCAGATATTGAAAGACCTTGTGGTTCAGCCACGCGGACTCCTGCTGGTCACCGGCCCCACAGGCAGCGGCAAGAGCACCACCCTGGCCGCAATGATCCAGCACCTGAATCAAACGGGCGGACACCACATCATTACCATTGAGGACCCGATCGAATATGTTCACCAGCGGGTTAAATGCGCCATCACCCAGAGACAGCTTGGTGAAGACACCAATTCTTATCCATCTGCGTTGAAGCATATATTGAGACAAAATCCCGACGTTATTATGCTTGGCGAGATACGCGACCCCGAAACCGCCGCCGCCGCTCTGTCTGTTGCCGAGACGGGACACCTGGTTTTATCAACCAGCCACGCACCGTCGGCGCCTCAAGCGGTAGAGCGGATTATCGATCTCTTCGCGCCTCAAGAGCGTCACTTGGCCGAAGCCCGGCTGGCCTCGCTGCTCATTGCGGTAGTCTGCCAGACCCTGGTGCCCAGGGCCAGCGGAAAAGGCAGGATTGCCGCAATGGAAGTCCTCATCGCCAATCCAGCCGCCAAGAGCATGATCCGGGAGAGCAAGGTTCACAATCTGCACAACGTCATCGCCACCAACCGTGAGAACGGGATGATAACCATGGATGAAAGCCTGGCCGAACTTTATAAAGCGGGTACTATCACCCTGAAAACCGTTTTCTCTTATTGTAATGATGCCTCCGAAGTGAAAAAGTATCTGGGCGTACACTCTCAAACGATGCAGGGGAGATAG
- the gatC gene encoding Asp-tRNA(Asn)/Glu-tRNA(Gln) amidotransferase subunit GatC, translating to MELSKQEVLHIARLARLGIDDAEVDRLRGQLSDILGHFTVLSHVNTENVPPTAHTIAQSNVLGYDKPTPCLATDQVLSNAPEREGDYFRIRAVLE from the coding sequence ATGGAACTATCTAAACAAGAAGTCCTTCACATTGCCCGGCTGGCGCGCCTCGGCATCGATGATGCTGAAGTGGACCGTCTGCGGGGACAGCTGTCGGATATTTTGGGGCACTTCACGGTGCTTTCTCACGTAAATACGGAAAATGTGCCTCCTACCGCTCATACTATTGCTCAAAGCAATGTCCTGGGTTACGATAAGCCCACGCCCTGCCTTGCGACAGACCAGGTGCTTTCGAATGCTCCCGAGCGTGAGGGAGATTATTTCCGCATCCGGGCTGTCCTCGAATAA
- the gatA gene encoding Asp-tRNA(Asn)/Glu-tRNA(Gln) amidotransferase subunit GatA encodes MIDVKSLTVIEAGKLLKAKEVSSVELTRAYLDRIDAVDPKIQALMTLTDELALAQAKEADARIAGGDVEALTGVPIVFKDVLCTKGIRTTCSSKMLENFIPPYDAAVVERLRSRGVVIVGKANMDEFAMGSSTENSAYFTTRNPWDISRVPGGSSGGSAAAVAAGLAPAALGSDTGGSIRQPAAFCSVVGLKPTYGLVSRFGLIAFASSLDQIGPFTRDVADNALVLNAIAGYDPRDSTSVPQPETDYYGCLGGSVKGMKIGVPKEYFAQGVTLQVKAAVDTALRVYEDLGCEIEECSLPTTDAALAVYYIIAPSEASANLARYDGVKYGYSFKDTDSMWQAMEKTRAIGFGPEVKRRIMLGTYALSAGYYDAWYVKAQKVRTVIRREFDAAFERYDALVTPTAPTVPFKIGEKAADPFSMYLSDICTIPVNIAGLPGISIQGGFAEGLPIGLQIIGKPFAEKTILKLGHAFQQVTEWHKRLPNI; translated from the coding sequence ATGATCGACGTAAAATCCCTGACCGTGATCGAAGCCGGTAAGCTGCTGAAGGCCAAAGAAGTGTCTTCGGTAGAACTTACGCGCGCCTATCTCGACCGTATCGACGCGGTAGACCCGAAAATCCAGGCTCTCATGACCTTGACCGATGAGCTGGCCCTGGCACAGGCTAAAGAGGCTGATGCGAGAATCGCCGGGGGTGACGTTGAGGCGCTGACCGGTGTTCCCATTGTTTTCAAAGACGTGCTGTGCACCAAAGGCATTCGCACGACCTGTTCTTCCAAAATGCTTGAGAATTTCATCCCGCCTTATGACGCTGCTGTGGTCGAACGTCTTCGCTCACGCGGAGTGGTGATTGTCGGCAAAGCCAACATGGACGAGTTTGCCATGGGATCCTCGACGGAAAACTCGGCCTATTTCACCACCCGCAATCCATGGGATATCTCCCGGGTACCCGGAGGCTCGTCAGGCGGGTCCGCCGCCGCTGTTGCCGCGGGGTTAGCGCCGGCAGCCCTCGGGTCGGACACCGGCGGGAGTATCCGTCAACCGGCGGCATTTTGCTCGGTCGTCGGATTGAAGCCCACTTACGGGCTTGTTTCTCGTTTTGGCCTGATAGCCTTCGCTTCATCCCTTGATCAGATCGGTCCCTTTACCCGGGACGTCGCGGATAACGCACTGGTGCTGAATGCCATTGCCGGCTACGATCCGCGGGACTCGACGTCGGTACCCCAACCGGAAACGGATTATTACGGGTGCCTCGGTGGCAGTGTCAAGGGCATGAAAATCGGCGTACCCAAAGAATATTTTGCCCAGGGGGTCACCCTGCAGGTCAAGGCAGCCGTTGATACCGCGCTCAGGGTTTACGAGGACCTGGGGTGTGAAATCGAGGAATGCTCGCTGCCGACCACAGACGCGGCGCTGGCAGTTTACTATATCATCGCCCCTTCGGAAGCCTCGGCCAATCTTGCCCGATACGACGGGGTCAAATACGGCTACTCTTTCAAGGACACCGACAGCATGTGGCAGGCGATGGAGAAGACCCGCGCCATCGGTTTCGGGCCGGAGGTCAAACGCCGGATCATGCTGGGCACCTACGCTTTATCAGCCGGATACTACGATGCGTGGTATGTAAAAGCTCAAAAGGTCAGGACGGTGATACGCCGCGAGTTCGACGCCGCTTTTGAAAGATACGACGCCCTGGTTACGCCGACGGCGCCGACGGTGCCGTTCAAGATCGGCGAGAAAGCCGCTGACCCGTTTTCGATGTATCTGTCCGATATCTGTACCATCCCGGTCAACATCGCGGGTCTTCCCGGTATTTCGATCCAGGGCGGTTTTGCTGAAGGTCTTCCGATAGGACTCCAAATCATCGGTAAACCTTTCGCTGAAAAAACTATCCTGAAGCTTGGTCACGCGTTTCAACAGGTCACTGAGTGGCATAAACGCCTGCCAAACATTTAA
- a CDS encoding TfoX/Sxy family protein produces MKWEKCSTELSDILAGATAGSPAQKRMMFGCPAYFINGNMVTGVHQSNIILRLNEDDRRSILEEFDEAAPFEPFPGRPMKEYIALPAAVYDDSALLKSWLSRSFRYGASLPPKQPKQKKNKEK; encoded by the coding sequence ATGAAGTGGGAAAAATGTTCCACTGAGCTTTCCGACATCCTGGCCGGTGCAACCGCTGGATCACCGGCCCAAAAACGGATGATGTTCGGTTGCCCGGCCTACTTTATTAACGGCAACATGGTCACCGGCGTCCACCAGTCGAATATCATCTTACGGCTGAATGAGGATGATCGCCGCTCGATTCTCGAAGAATTCGACGAAGCCGCCCCTTTCGAACCGTTTCCCGGACGTCCGATGAAGGAGTATATCGCTTTGCCTGCGGCGGTGTATGACGACTCCGCTCTACTCAAGTCGTGGCTTTCCAGGTCTTTCCGCTACGGCGCGTCCTTGCCTCCTAAACAACCTAAACAGAAGAAGAATAAGGAGAAATAG
- a CDS encoding glutaredoxin family protein, translating to MARVTVPGVNKGNVMLFALSTCVWCGKTKKLLDEMGVAYTYEYVDLLAGKDRDAAVKEIMVWNPACSFPTLVLNNEKCIVGFKEDEIRQALA from the coding sequence ATGGCTCGCGTTACAGTTCCCGGGGTGAACAAAGGCAATGTGATGCTTTTTGCCTTATCGACCTGCGTTTGGTGTGGCAAGACCAAGAAATTACTGGATGAGATGGGGGTAGCCTATACTTACGAATACGTCGATTTGCTTGCGGGCAAAGACAGGGACGCGGCGGTTAAAGAAATCATGGTTTGGAATCCCGCCTGTTCATTCCCGACTCTGGTCCTAAATAACGAGAAATGCATAGTAGGCTTCAAAGAAGATGAAATCCGGCAGGCACTCGCGTGA
- a CDS encoding ferredoxin-thioredoxin reductase catalytic domain-containing protein, which yields MSGAAPDSAGIDRLYAKLNAEAEKSGYHLNPDIEFTRSLVEGLLTNMCRYGYMACPCRLASGVRAQDLDIICPCDYRDPDLSEFGACYCALYVNTAILQGKQELKPVPERRGRKMVEKNQESMSTGGVTIKLSQPVWRCKVCGYLCGRGEPPEICPICKATKDRFERFV from the coding sequence GTGAGTGGCGCCGCTCCCGATTCCGCTGGCATCGATAGGCTATACGCCAAGCTTAACGCCGAAGCCGAAAAATCGGGCTATCACCTCAATCCGGATATCGAGTTTACACGCTCGCTGGTTGAAGGGCTTTTAACCAATATGTGCCGTTATGGTTACATGGCCTGCCCTTGCCGGCTTGCTTCCGGTGTCCGCGCCCAGGATCTTGACATAATCTGCCCCTGTGACTACAGGGATCCAGATTTGAGCGAATTTGGAGCCTGTTACTGCGCTCTATACGTTAATACCGCAATTCTTCAGGGTAAACAAGAGTTGAAACCGGTACCTGAAAGGCGAGGTCGGAAAATGGTCGAGAAGAATCAGGAATCTATGTCAACCGGAGGTGTGACCATAAAATTGTCCCAGCCGGTATGGCGCTGCAAGGTTTGCGGCTACCTGTGCGGCCGCGGCGAACCGCCTGAGATCTGCCCCATCTGCAAGGCTACCAAAGACCGCTTCGAGCGCTTCGTTTAA
- a CDS encoding DUF6174 domain-containing protein has product MKYLNRVVLACGLIAVLSLVLIPGCNPVPGGLQGELNTARAKWQKANIDDYSFRLRVGCFCPPEIVLPVIIKVENGIAISKGYTQEPKEVATPYFDRVETVDKLFGIIQDAIDTGADSLIVEYDAAYGYPKSIQIDPIKEAIDEEVAYFIELFTPVR; this is encoded by the coding sequence ATGAAATACTTAAATCGCGTCGTCCTCGCATGTGGTCTAATCGCTGTGCTGTCCCTGGTGCTTATCCCCGGGTGTAACCCGGTACCAGGCGGCCTTCAGGGTGAACTTAACACTGCCCGCGCCAAATGGCAAAAGGCGAACATCGACGATTATTCATTCCGTCTGAGGGTTGGCTGCTTTTGCCCGCCCGAAATCGTCCTCCCGGTCATCATCAAGGTTGAGAATGGTATCGCTATCAGCAAGGGATACACCCAGGAACCGAAGGAAGTCGCCACGCCCTACTTCGACCGCGTCGAAACCGTCGACAAGCTCTTCGGCATTATCCAGGACGCTATCGATACCGGCGCCGATAGTTTGATTGTCGAATACGACGCCGCCTACGGGTACCCCAAATCGATCCAGATCGACCCTATCAAGGAAGCCATCGATGAAGAGGTGGCATATTTTATCGAACTATTTACCCCCGTGAGATGA
- a CDS encoding Lrp/AsnC family transcriptional regulator, whose product MLKNEILKILESDARTTPEAISRMTGGSLDEITRIIKGAEADRTIVRYKTVVNWEKVSNERVEAIIEVKVTPQRDTGFDAIARRVYNFPEARTVYLMSGTYDLAVLVTGKTMHQVADFVSQKLSQIDGVQGTTTHFMLKRYKEDGEVLAGTEQINRQQVVL is encoded by the coding sequence ATGCTGAAGAATGAAATCCTCAAGATACTGGAATCGGACGCTCGCACTACCCCCGAAGCCATCTCACGGATGACCGGCGGTTCGTTAGATGAGATCACCCGGATAATCAAGGGAGCTGAGGCCGACCGCACAATCGTCCGTTATAAGACTGTCGTCAACTGGGAGAAGGTTTCCAATGAACGCGTCGAAGCTATAATTGAAGTTAAAGTAACTCCGCAGCGGGACACTGGTTTTGATGCCATTGCCCGGCGCGTCTACAATTTTCCGGAAGCCCGTACCGTTTACCTTATGTCGGGCACTTATGACCTGGCGGTTCTGGTCACCGGCAAGACAATGCACCAGGTCGCCGATTTTGTCTCCCAGAAATTGTCTCAGATCGATGGCGTCCAGGGAACCACCACTCACTTCATGCTCAAACGCTACAAGGAAGATGGCGAGGTTCTGGCCGGGACAGAACAAATCAACCGGCAGCAAGTTGTACTTTAG
- a CDS encoding aminotransferase class I/II-fold pyridoxal phosphate-dependent enzyme encodes MPVETSLNRSMTSKAVKAIKPSGIRKFFDLLAGMDGAISLGVGEPDYITPWHIREAAIYALEHGRTMYTSNAGTPELRQEIARYLSRVHGLEYNPLGEIVVTVGVSEALDLAARAILDPGDEVIIPDPSYVSYPSCITLAGGIPVPVPTWEAESFELNPKDVAKAITPRTRAILLGYPANPTGAVMPYDKLAELAIVAERHNLIVLSDEIYNRLTYGVTVPSFASLPGMKERTVVLNGVSKAYSMTGWRIGYAAGPKEIIAGMTKIHQYTMLCASSMGQAAAIEALKNGEPDIQAMVEDYNHRRQVMVSGFNSLGLSCFDPRGAFYAFPSIKSTGLSSDEFAERLLKDEKVAVVPGTAFGQQGEGYLRCCYATSLPQIEESLERIKRFLSRL; translated from the coding sequence ATGCCAGTCGAAACAAGTTTAAACCGTTCAATGACCTCGAAGGCCGTTAAGGCCATAAAGCCGTCCGGCATACGGAAGTTTTTCGATTTACTGGCCGGGATGGATGGAGCGATTTCACTCGGCGTCGGCGAACCGGACTATATTACCCCGTGGCATATCCGCGAGGCCGCCATTTACGCCCTCGAGCACGGCCGGACGATGTACACCTCCAACGCCGGAACACCCGAACTGCGGCAGGAGATCGCCCGCTATCTGAGTAGGGTTCATGGTCTGGAATACAACCCTCTTGGTGAAATCGTCGTTACCGTGGGCGTTTCGGAGGCGCTCGACCTCGCGGCCAGGGCTATATTGGACCCGGGTGATGAGGTAATTATCCCTGACCCAAGCTATGTCTCATACCCGTCCTGCATCACCCTTGCGGGCGGCATCCCGGTGCCGGTTCCGACCTGGGAAGCTGAATCTTTCGAACTCAATCCGAAAGATGTCGCCAAGGCGATAACCCCCAGGACAAGAGCAATTTTACTGGGTTACCCCGCTAATCCCACCGGCGCGGTGATGCCGTATGACAAGCTGGCTGAATTGGCTATCGTAGCGGAGCGGCATAACCTTATTGTCCTGTCAGATGAAATTTACAATCGCTTGACCTACGGCGTGACCGTTCCTTCATTCGCCAGCCTGCCAGGCATGAAAGAACGTACCGTCGTGCTCAATGGAGTATCCAAGGCATATTCGATGACAGGTTGGCGGATTGGCTACGCCGCGGGCCCTAAAGAAATCATCGCCGGCATGACCAAGATACACCAGTACACCATGCTCTGTGCTTCCTCGATGGGCCAGGCTGCCGCCATCGAAGCCTTGAAAAATGGAGAGCCCGATATTCAGGCCATGGTCGAAGACTATAATCACCGGCGGCAGGTGATGGTTTCGGGCTTCAATTCGCTGGGTTTAAGTTGTTTCGATCCCCGTGGTGCTTTTTACGCTTTCCCCTCGATAAAATCGACGGGGTTGTCCTCGGACGAATTTGCGGAGCGCCTTCTCAAGGACGAAAAAGTCGCTGTCGTTCCAGGCACCGCCTTCGGTCAGCAGGGAGAGGGCTACCTCAGATGTTGCTACGCAACGTCATTACCCCAGATTGAGGAGTCTCTGGAACGCATCAAGCGCTTCTTAAGCCGTTTATAG
- a CDS encoding DUF2780 domain-containing protein gives MELVDMLTQKLGVTEAQARGGAGLILKRAKDALGEKEFAGIASMAPDLTSLVRDLPATDNTVIGEVEKMFSIFGRRMGSLGSAAGIRAGFLKLGLSAEMIEKFERTILEFVRNKAGDPAGLSLGKSLSVDQ, from the coding sequence ATGGAATTGGTTGACATGTTAACCCAAAAATTGGGGGTTACGGAAGCCCAGGCGAGGGGAGGAGCGGGACTGATTCTCAAGAGGGCGAAAGATGCTCTCGGCGAAAAGGAATTTGCCGGCATTGCTTCGATGGCTCCCGACCTCACTTCCCTGGTCAGGGACCTGCCCGCGACCGACAACACTGTCATCGGTGAAGTAGAGAAGATGTTTTCGATCTTCGGCCGACGGATGGGCAGCCTGGGTTCCGCTGCCGGTATCAGGGCCGGATTCCTGAAATTGGGCTTGAGCGCCGAGATGATCGAGAAATTTGAACGAACGATCCTGGAGTTCGTCCGGAATAAGGCTGGTGACCCTGCCGGATTGTCGTTGGGGAAGTCCTTATCTGTAGATCAATAA
- a CDS encoding gluconate 2-dehydrogenase subunit 3 family protein, whose translation MQESIETTQENLGVSRRYFVKGAGIIAGGFAVGSMALAQACTSNSPTTTPPGTTTPPPTTTTPPVVETFLFFNAVEAATVKAAFGRLLPGSASDPGAVEAGAHIYVDRALNGAYANLGMAYHRGLTAMNAYSQSKFTKNFGDLTTTQQDSVLTDMQGGTATGFYAPGSGEFFSLLLKHMTEGTFCDPLYGGNQNLVGWKMIGYPGSQAAYTDAEMAIGFDQASKKILTLADIESIVMPLPSSGF comes from the coding sequence ATGCAGGAATCTATTGAGACGACCCAGGAAAATCTCGGCGTGTCCCGCCGATATTTTGTTAAAGGGGCGGGTATCATCGCCGGCGGTTTTGCGGTAGGCTCGATGGCGTTAGCCCAGGCCTGCACCTCGAATAGTCCGACGACCACACCGCCCGGGACGACCACCCCTCCGCCAACGACAACCACTCCTCCCGTGGTCGAGACCTTTTTGTTTTTCAATGCGGTCGAAGCAGCCACTGTCAAGGCTGCTTTCGGCAGGCTTCTTCCTGGTTCGGCTTCTGACCCGGGAGCCGTGGAGGCCGGAGCGCACATTTACGTTGATAGGGCTTTGAACGGCGCCTACGCCAATTTGGGGATGGCATATCACCGTGGCCTCACCGCCATGAATGCGTATTCACAAAGTAAATTCACCAAGAATTTTGGAGACCTTACCACTACCCAGCAGGATAGCGTGTTGACCGATATGCAAGGAGGCACCGCCACTGGATTCTATGCCCCCGGCTCGGGGGAATTTTTCAGCCTGCTGCTCAAGCATATGACCGAGGGCACGTTTTGCGACCCGCTCTACGGCGGCAACCAGAACCTGGTCGGTTGGAAGATGATCGGCTACCCGGGTTCTCAGGCGGCCTACACCGATGCCGAAATGGCGATCGGTTTTGACCAGGCGTCAAAAAAGATTTTGACGCTGGCTGATATTGAAAGCATAGTCATGCCGCTGCCGAGTTCCGGATTTTAA
- a CDS encoding GMC family oxidoreductase, which produces MPTLPKVNVVIIGLGAAGCIMAKELSTAGLKVVGLEWGPLRRTQDFQWDHDELKYEQRQYLLKPIIDEQPMTYRPNAQTAAVNSGVPWTISSGVGGGSIHYGTWNWRALPHHFRLRSDITAKYGANALPPGTNVVDWPITYNDLAPYYDKVDTELGISGKAGNINGAVQSGGNPFEGARSKDFPLPPLIQTTGSRIFAQAATALSYKPFPTPSAIISQPYDGRPGCDYCGFCSAYGCHIGAKSSTMVSVYPKAVASGNFEARTGCRVVRINKSGGRATSVTYLDQAGVEQEQPAGLIIVSNYTWGAVRLLLLSGINANGLVGKYLMSHQYQIVNGIFDTIITNPSEGQTGANATIDEFNGDNFDHTGLGFIEGASITSIGGNTHAISGTSSLAPGNFKQVAANQNWGQPRKDFIKQYFKRTLGLIAQTPTLPYENNVIDLDPTVKDSIGLPVVRVTYSGSDNEKAIGNYLQPKMAAILKQAGASSTVNGPLLIPPWNNHEVGPCRMGSDPTKSVVNEHLQSWELPNMFIVSGAVFPTYFGYNPTHTIEALAYWAAANIKSQAQTGGNLVQYL; this is translated from the coding sequence ATGCCTACGTTGCCTAAGGTTAATGTGGTGATAATCGGGCTTGGCGCAGCGGGTTGCATCATGGCCAAAGAACTTTCGACCGCCGGGTTAAAAGTTGTTGGTCTTGAATGGGGACCTCTTCGCCGGACTCAGGATTTCCAATGGGATCATGATGAACTCAAATACGAACAGCGTCAGTACCTGTTAAAACCGATCATCGATGAGCAGCCCATGACCTACCGGCCGAATGCTCAAACGGCGGCTGTAAATTCCGGCGTGCCGTGGACCATTTCATCTGGAGTCGGCGGCGGTTCGATCCACTACGGGACCTGGAACTGGCGGGCGCTGCCGCACCATTTCCGTCTCAGGAGCGATATTACCGCAAAATATGGGGCCAATGCCCTGCCGCCGGGCACGAATGTCGTAGATTGGCCGATCACCTATAACGATCTCGCCCCTTATTACGACAAGGTCGACACTGAACTAGGGATTTCCGGGAAAGCCGGCAATATCAACGGCGCTGTTCAAAGTGGCGGCAATCCTTTTGAGGGTGCCAGGTCGAAAGATTTTCCGCTGCCGCCGTTGATTCAGACCACCGGTTCCCGCATTTTTGCCCAGGCGGCTACCGCCCTTTCTTACAAGCCTTTCCCCACGCCTTCGGCGATCATTTCCCAACCCTATGACGGGCGTCCGGGATGTGACTATTGCGGGTTCTGCTCGGCTTACGGCTGCCACATTGGAGCCAAATCCAGCACCATGGTCAGCGTCTATCCCAAAGCGGTGGCCAGCGGCAATTTCGAGGCAAGGACAGGTTGCCGTGTAGTCCGGATCAATAAGAGCGGAGGACGGGCGACCAGCGTCACCTACCTCGATCAGGCCGGTGTGGAGCAGGAACAACCAGCCGGGCTTATCATCGTCTCCAACTACACCTGGGGCGCGGTCAGGCTCCTGCTCCTTTCCGGCATCAACGCCAACGGATTGGTCGGCAAATACCTGATGAGCCACCAGTACCAGATCGTTAATGGGATTTTCGACACCATTATCACCAACCCCAGCGAAGGTCAGACCGGCGCCAACGCCACCATCGACGAGTTCAACGGTGATAATTTCGATCACACAGGGTTGGGCTTCATAGAAGGCGCCTCGATAACTTCCATCGGCGGCAACACCCACGCGATTTCAGGTACCTCTTCTTTAGCGCCCGGCAATTTCAAGCAGGTTGCCGCCAACCAGAACTGGGGACAGCCGCGGAAGGATTTCATCAAGCAGTACTTCAAAAGAACCCTGGGTTTGATTGCCCAGACACCGACCCTCCCTTATGAGAACAACGTCATCGATCTCGATCCAACGGTTAAAGATTCAATCGGGCTTCCGGTAGTCAGAGTAACGTATAGCGGTTCGGATAATGAAAAAGCCATCGGCAATTACCTACAGCCCAAGATGGCGGCCATTTTAAAACAGGCCGGCGCCTCTTCAACCGTCAATGGCCCGCTCTTGATCCCTCCCTGGAACAACCATGAAGTAGGCCCGTGCCGCATGGGCTCCGATCCCACCAAATCGGTAGTCAATGAGCACCTGCAGTCGTGGGAGTTGCCGAATATGTTTATCGTCAGCGGCGCGGTGTTTCCGACCTATTTCGGTTACAATCCCACGCATACCATCGAGGCTTTGGCTTACTGGGCTGCCGCTAACATCAAGTCTCAGGCCCAAACCGGTGGAAATCTGGTGCAGTATTTATGA
- a CDS encoding c-type cytochrome — protein sequence MNKFALFLLVASVAFLGFGCGSSPSTSPGTTTGSGNTFQSLANQGKVVYSNKCVSCHAANGQGTGVGPAVWGANYQPGIYNGSTLFAPNGQAMLNFISSSMPLNSPGSLSHSDAVNVLCYLLVQDNQVTPSAAFDESQLINLALK from the coding sequence ATGAACAAGTTCGCACTGTTTTTGCTGGTCGCCTCGGTGGCGTTCCTCGGATTTGGTTGTGGTTCGTCACCATCGACGTCTCCCGGGACTACCACGGGTTCCGGCAATACCTTCCAGTCCCTGGCTAATCAAGGAAAGGTAGTGTATTCAAACAAATGCGTCAGCTGCCACGCCGCAAACGGCCAGGGTACCGGAGTCGGCCCGGCTGTCTGGGGAGCCAATTACCAGCCCGGAATATACAACGGAAGTACCTTGTTCGCCCCCAACGGCCAGGCGATGCTTAATTTCATATCGTCCTCGATGCCGCTTAATTCTCCGGGTTCCCTGTCGCATTCGGATGCGGTCAACGTTTTGTGCTATCTGCTGGTGCAGGATAACCAGGTGACCCCCTCGGCGGCTTTCGATGAGAGCCAGTTGATCAACCTCGCGCTTAAATAG